From Primulina huaijiensis isolate GDHJ02 chromosome 15, ASM1229523v2, whole genome shotgun sequence, one genomic window encodes:
- the LOC140959021 gene encoding RGS1-HXK1-interacting protein 1, translating into MAEEAPPADSSSPPPPSWQNYISSELPRTVQESAHSAIQSARSIQQSSSTHLRTLKDLLPQVGNWYRSYEEAFFHKVKDELVSLNEHPVLAGGVAVTAFLLLMSGPRRFLFRNTLGRLQSEEAQFVRAEKNVKELSLSVDLLKKESKKLLERSLLAEKDMNRGHFNLMNTGNQIQNLARSVYKTEAKAADLMDLLREIPGREALKLRADVASMASLLRQQRTGMDKRIIKISELGIPV; encoded by the exons ATGGCAGAAGAAGCCCCTCCGGCGGATTCATCGTCACCTCCACCGCCGTCATGGCAGAATTACATATCTTCGGAGCTGCCCCGCACCGTCCAAGAGTCTGCACACTCCGCCATTCAATCCGCTCGCTCAATTCAGCAATCCTCCTCCACGCACCTCCGCACGCTCAAG GATCTTTTACCCCAAGTTGGAAACTGGTACAGATCATATGAAGAGGCTTTCTTCCACAAAGTTAAAG ATGAATTGGTGAGCTTAAATGAACACCCTGTGTTGGCAGGTGGAGTTGCTGTTACTGCTTTTCTCCTTCTCATGAGTG GGCCTAGAAGGTTTTTGTTTCGCAACACGTTGGGTCGACTTCAGAGTGAAGAG GCACAATTTGTCAGGGCTGAAAAGAATGTCAAAGAGTTGAGCCTTTCTGTTGACTTATTGAAGAAGGAGAGCAAGAAACTGCTCGAAAGATCATTGCTGGCAGAAAAAGACATGAATCGTGGCCATTTTAACCTCAT GAATACGGGAAATCAGATTCAAAATCTTGCAAGATCAGTTTATAAAACAGAAGCTAAAGCTGCCG aTCTGATGGATCTTCTGCGAGAGATTCCTGGTAGAGAGGCTTTGAAGCTCCGGGCAGAT GTGGCTTCTATGGCATCACTTCTACGGCAGCAAAGGACGGGGATGGATAAAAGAATCATTAAAATCTCTGAATTAGGTATTCCTGTGTAA
- the LOC140960107 gene encoding uncharacterized protein isoform X2: MKTVAVAIVAALLVVVAQLPLGIAFQSTVPAFLWSPHLDGMKEMVDYRTLSPRDLAKSVMAEGRWSNYLLQSVDISRPRMADAALVDFLKDSFSNSNFSLAFPYVAASEEKVAVENTLMEVFADSCQNKMGTNNIAIMGSCLMESDNFDKLDDIHSVHDYVHSRMGNNSDGHTNLIVLCHGHSHSSQDSDQRHSESSILSKLLNVVEQFGAKYSVLYVSDPFRSIQPPSHQGLERFLAEANLESESSNSLACDGVCQIKSSLLEGILVAIVLLIILISGLCCMMGIDTLTRFETPQDS; this comes from the exons ATGAAAACAGTTGCGGTGGCAATAGTGGCGGCTTTGCTTGTTGTAGTCGCTCAACTTCCTCTTGGTATAGCTTTCCAATCAACTGTCCCCGCATTTCTGTGGTCCCCTCATTTAGATGG AATGAAAGAAATGGTTGACTACAGGACTCTTTCTCCAAGAGATTTAGCCAAATCTGTGATGGCAGAAGGGAGGTGGTCGAACTATCTG CTACAATCTGTTGATATTTCCAGACCCAGAATGGCAGATGCAGCACTTGTAGACTTTCTCAAG GACTCCTTTTCAAACTCCAACTTCTCATTGGCATTCCCCTATGTAGCTGCATCAGAGGAAAAAGTGGCAGTTGAGAATACTCTGATGGAAGTGTTTGCTGATTCTTGTCAGAATAAAATGGGAACCAACAATATTGCTATAATGGGATCTTGCTTAATGGAGAGTGATAATTTTGATAAACTAGACGATATTCACTCGGTTCAT GATTATGTGCACTCAAGGATGGGAAATAATTCAGATGGGCACACAAATCTGATTGTCTTATGTCATGGACATTCTCATTCATCACAAGATTCCGATCAACGACATTCTGAAA GTAGCATTCTGTCTAAACTTCTCAATGTCGTGGAGCAATTTGGTGCGAAATACTCGGTTCTTTATGTCTCGGATCCCTTTAGATCAATTCAGCCTCCATCTCATCAGGGTCTAGAAAGGTTTCTTGCTGAAGCCAACTTAGAAAGTGAATCATCTAACTCATTGGCCTGTGATGGAGTTTGCCAAATCAAGTCATCTCTTTTGGAGGGGATTCTTGTG GCAATTGTTTTGCTCATAATTTTGATATCTGGGCTTTGCTGCATGATGGGAATTGATACTCTGACGAGGTTTGAGACTCCGCAGGATTCTTGA
- the LOC140960107 gene encoding uncharacterized protein isoform X1, with translation MKTVAVAIVAALLVVVAQLPLGIAFQSTVPAFLWSPHLDGMKEMVDYRTLSPRDLAKSVMAEGRWSNYLCSGEEAQESQKFTFLFVGTELQSVDISRPRMADAALVDFLKDSFSNSNFSLAFPYVAASEEKVAVENTLMEVFADSCQNKMGTNNIAIMGSCLMESDNFDKLDDIHSVHDYVHSRMGNNSDGHTNLIVLCHGHSHSSQDSDQRHSESSILSKLLNVVEQFGAKYSVLYVSDPFRSIQPPSHQGLERFLAEANLESESSNSLACDGVCQIKSSLLEGILVAIVLLIILISGLCCMMGIDTLTRFETPQDS, from the exons ATGAAAACAGTTGCGGTGGCAATAGTGGCGGCTTTGCTTGTTGTAGTCGCTCAACTTCCTCTTGGTATAGCTTTCCAATCAACTGTCCCCGCATTTCTGTGGTCCCCTCATTTAGATGG AATGAAAGAAATGGTTGACTACAGGACTCTTTCTCCAAGAGATTTAGCCAAATCTGTGATGGCAGAAGGGAGGTGGTCGAACTATCTG TGCTCTGGAGAGGAAGCTCAAGAGTCTCAGAAATTTACCTTTCTTTTTGTTGGAACAGAG CTACAATCTGTTGATATTTCCAGACCCAGAATGGCAGATGCAGCACTTGTAGACTTTCTCAAG GACTCCTTTTCAAACTCCAACTTCTCATTGGCATTCCCCTATGTAGCTGCATCAGAGGAAAAAGTGGCAGTTGAGAATACTCTGATGGAAGTGTTTGCTGATTCTTGTCAGAATAAAATGGGAACCAACAATATTGCTATAATGGGATCTTGCTTAATGGAGAGTGATAATTTTGATAAACTAGACGATATTCACTCGGTTCAT GATTATGTGCACTCAAGGATGGGAAATAATTCAGATGGGCACACAAATCTGATTGTCTTATGTCATGGACATTCTCATTCATCACAAGATTCCGATCAACGACATTCTGAAA GTAGCATTCTGTCTAAACTTCTCAATGTCGTGGAGCAATTTGGTGCGAAATACTCGGTTCTTTATGTCTCGGATCCCTTTAGATCAATTCAGCCTCCATCTCATCAGGGTCTAGAAAGGTTTCTTGCTGAAGCCAACTTAGAAAGTGAATCATCTAACTCATTGGCCTGTGATGGAGTTTGCCAAATCAAGTCATCTCTTTTGGAGGGGATTCTTGTG GCAATTGTTTTGCTCATAATTTTGATATCTGGGCTTTGCTGCATGATGGGAATTGATACTCTGACGAGGTTTGAGACTCCGCAGGATTCTTGA